One Mycolicibacterium pulveris genomic region harbors:
- a CDS encoding respiratory chain complex I subunit 1 family protein — protein sequence MSYLAGVAQLATVALGAPLVIGLMRQVRARWEGRAGAGVLQPWRDLRKQLGKQQITPEGTTLIFAAAPFVLAGTTLLIAAIAPVVATGSPLDSSADLFAVVGLLFLGTVALTLAGIDTGTSFGGMGASRETTIAALVEPTILLAVFALSIPAGSANLGALVANTLDNPGQVVSLSGVLAFAALVVVIIAETGRLPVDNPATHLELTMVHEAMVLEYAGPKLALVEWASAMRLTVLLALLANLFLPWGIAGDQPTALAVAVGVVAVAVKVGVLALLLASVEVFIAKLRLFRVPELLAGSFLLALLAVTAASFFMVGAA from the coding sequence ATGTCATATCTTGCGGGCGTCGCCCAACTCGCCACCGTCGCCCTGGGTGCGCCGTTGGTGATCGGGTTGATGCGCCAGGTCCGCGCACGCTGGGAAGGCCGCGCAGGCGCCGGGGTGCTGCAGCCGTGGCGGGATCTGCGCAAACAGCTTGGCAAACAACAGATCACGCCCGAGGGCACCACGCTGATCTTCGCCGCCGCGCCGTTCGTGCTCGCCGGCACCACGCTCCTGATCGCAGCGATCGCCCCGGTGGTGGCCACCGGGTCGCCGCTTGATTCCAGCGCCGATCTGTTCGCCGTCGTCGGGCTGTTGTTCCTGGGCACGGTCGCGCTCACCCTCGCAGGCATCGACACCGGTACCTCGTTCGGCGGCATGGGCGCCAGCCGCGAGACCACCATCGCCGCTCTGGTGGAGCCGACGATCCTGCTGGCGGTCTTCGCATTGTCGATCCCGGCCGGATCGGCGAATCTGGGTGCACTGGTGGCCAATACGTTGGACAACCCGGGCCAGGTGGTGTCGCTGTCCGGTGTGTTGGCGTTCGCCGCGCTGGTGGTGGTGATCATCGCGGAAACGGGCCGGTTGCCGGTGGACAACCCCGCCACCCACCTCGAGCTGACGATGGTGCACGAGGCGATGGTCCTCGAATACGCCGGGCCGAAACTGGCCCTGGTGGAGTGGGCATCGGCGATGCGGCTGACCGTGTTGCTGGCGCTGTTGGCGAACCTGTTCCTGCCGTGGGGAATTGCCGGTGACCAGCCAACCGCACTTGCGGTGGCAGTCGGGGTGGTCGCCGTCGCGGTGAAGGTCGGGGTGCTGGCGCTGCTGCTGGCCAGCGTCGAGGTGTTCATCGCCAAGTTGCGGCTGTTCCGGGTGCCCGAACTGCTGGCCGGCTCTTTCCTGCTTGCGTTGCTCGCGGTGACCGCGGCCAGCTTCTTCATGGTGGGGGCCGCATGA
- a CDS encoding proton-conducting transporter transmembrane domain-containing protein, producing the protein MTTLLLAPVLVPAAAAVVNLLAGWRRWTAALSLVSAATVLVCGIVLATRVGSAPHLALGGLLRADALSVTMLIVIGVVATLSTWASIGYIGAELGHGHTDAGGARLYGVLTPAFIASMALAVSANNIGVIWVAVEATTVVTAFLVGHRRTRAALEATWKYVMICSVGIAVALLGTVLMYFAAQHAGAPEAQALNLDVLAAYAAGLDPGVARLAGGLLLIGYGAKAGLFPFHTWLADAHSQAPAPVSALMSGVLLAVAFSVLLRIKPVIDAATGPGFLRTGLIVLGLMTLLISALMLVVTGDVKRMLAYSSMENMGLIAIAAAAGTPLAIAGLLLHVFAHGVGKTVLFLAGGQLQMAHDSTAIRDISGVVRRSRIIGGSFSVGLIVLLGLPPFAMFASELAIARSLADAGLGWALAAAMLLVAVAFTALVRNSGRMLLGTAPAGAPAIAVPGSVAAALVVGVAVSIVLGITAGPLTELFADAATLLGGLR; encoded by the coding sequence ATGACCACACTTCTGCTCGCGCCCGTCCTCGTGCCTGCCGCCGCGGCGGTGGTGAATCTCCTTGCCGGATGGCGGCGTTGGACCGCGGCGCTGTCGTTGGTCTCGGCCGCCACGGTGCTGGTCTGCGGCATCGTGCTCGCCACCCGGGTCGGTTCGGCCCCGCACTTGGCGCTGGGCGGCCTGCTGCGCGCCGACGCGCTGTCGGTCACCATGCTGATCGTCATCGGAGTGGTGGCCACCCTGTCGACATGGGCCAGCATCGGCTACATCGGCGCCGAACTCGGACACGGTCACACCGACGCCGGCGGCGCCCGGCTCTACGGCGTGCTCACCCCGGCGTTCATCGCGTCGATGGCACTTGCGGTGAGCGCCAACAACATCGGGGTGATCTGGGTCGCTGTGGAGGCCACCACCGTCGTCACCGCGTTCCTTGTCGGGCACCGCCGCACCCGCGCCGCGCTGGAGGCGACGTGGAAGTACGTGATGATCTGCTCCGTGGGCATCGCGGTGGCGCTGCTGGGCACCGTCCTGATGTACTTCGCCGCTCAGCACGCGGGCGCACCGGAGGCGCAGGCGCTCAACCTAGACGTGCTCGCGGCGTACGCGGCCGGACTCGATCCCGGTGTGGCGCGGCTCGCGGGCGGGCTGCTGCTCATCGGTTACGGTGCCAAAGCCGGCCTGTTCCCGTTCCACACCTGGCTCGCCGACGCGCACAGCCAGGCCCCGGCACCGGTGTCGGCGTTGATGAGCGGTGTGCTTCTGGCCGTGGCGTTCTCGGTGCTGTTGCGCATCAAACCGGTCATCGATGCCGCGACCGGGCCCGGCTTCCTGCGCACCGGGCTGATCGTGCTCGGCCTGATGACGCTGCTCATCTCCGCGCTGATGCTGGTGGTCACCGGCGACGTCAAGCGCATGCTCGCCTACTCGTCGATGGAGAACATGGGGCTGATCGCGATCGCCGCCGCGGCAGGCACACCGCTGGCGATCGCGGGCCTGCTGCTGCACGTTTTCGCCCACGGTGTCGGCAAGACCGTGCTGTTCCTGGCCGGCGGTCAGCTGCAGATGGCGCACGACTCCACCGCGATCCGCGACATCAGCGGTGTGGTGCGCCGCTCCCGGATAATCGGCGGGTCGTTCTCGGTCGGATTGATTGTGCTGCTCGGACTGCCACCGTTCGCGATGTTCGCCAGTGAACTCGCCATCGCGCGCTCGCTCGCCGACGCCGGCTTGGGCTGGGCACTTGCCGCGGCGATGCTCTTGGTCGCGGTCGCGTTCACGGCGCTCGTGCGCAATTCGGGGCGCATGCTGCTCGGGACGGCACCCGCCGGCGCGCCCGCGATCGCCGTGCCCGGCTCGGTGGCGGCGGCGCTGGTGGTGGGCGTGGCGGTATCGATCGTCCTTGGTATCACGGCGGGTCCGCTCACGGAGCTGTTCGCCGACGCCGCAACCCTGCTCGGAGGGTTGCGATGA
- a CDS encoding hydrogenase large subunit has product MRSYVRHRISRELLRDRAEELFGSGFRLALVAGHDDGDGALRAVYLFLAGHPDRRVELECVLPPGDPEVPSLAYLSFPASRFEREMADLYGIRPVGHPRPRRLVRHAHWPQDWHPMRQDAGPPPEFEPRGRFPFVTVEGTGVYEIPVGPVHAGLIEPGHFRFSVVGETVLRLKARLWFVHRGVEKLFEGTPADGGVALAERVSGDTSAGHALAHSLAVEDALGITLPDAAHRLRALVVELERLYNHATDLGALANDVSLGIANTHALRIKERLLRLNAEVTGHRLLRGAIRPGGVVLRTLPDRVVLREIAADLAEVAELTLRNNVVYDRFAGTSVLAKDDARALGCLGYAARASGVRTDARVDHPTTELPVTEAGATTGDVLARYTVRRDEFAASVELACALIESHRGPLVHQEPVDGRGGSSSGVGIVEGWRGTIVHRVEVDTDGKLTRAKVVDPSWFNWPALPVAMADTIVPDFPLTNKSFNLSYAGNDL; this is encoded by the coding sequence ATGAGAAGCTATGTACGCCATCGCATCTCGCGAGAGCTCCTGCGGGATAGGGCCGAGGAGCTCTTCGGGTCGGGATTCCGGCTCGCGCTGGTGGCCGGCCACGACGACGGCGACGGTGCGCTACGGGCGGTGTACTTGTTCCTCGCCGGTCATCCCGACCGTCGGGTGGAACTCGAATGCGTCCTGCCGCCAGGCGATCCCGAAGTGCCGTCGCTGGCATACCTGTCGTTTCCGGCCAGCCGGTTCGAGCGGGAAATGGCCGACCTGTACGGGATCCGCCCGGTTGGACATCCGCGCCCCCGCCGGTTGGTCCGGCACGCGCACTGGCCGCAGGATTGGCATCCCATGCGCCAAGACGCCGGCCCGCCACCGGAATTCGAGCCGAGGGGGCGTTTTCCGTTCGTCACCGTGGAGGGTACGGGCGTGTACGAGATCCCGGTGGGGCCGGTGCACGCCGGACTGATCGAGCCGGGCCACTTCCGGTTCTCGGTGGTCGGCGAGACGGTGCTGCGGCTCAAGGCCCGGCTGTGGTTCGTGCACCGCGGCGTGGAGAAGCTGTTCGAGGGCACACCCGCCGACGGGGGAGTGGCGCTGGCCGAACGGGTCAGCGGCGACACCTCGGCCGGCCACGCGCTGGCCCACAGCCTCGCCGTCGAGGACGCCCTCGGCATCACGCTTCCCGACGCCGCACACCGGCTTCGAGCCCTCGTCGTCGAACTGGAGCGGCTCTACAACCACGCCACCGACCTCGGCGCGCTGGCCAACGACGTCTCACTCGGGATCGCCAACACCCACGCGCTGCGGATCAAGGAACGCCTGCTGCGCCTCAACGCCGAGGTGACGGGCCACCGTCTGCTGCGGGGCGCCATCCGCCCCGGCGGAGTGGTGTTGCGCACGCTGCCCGACCGCGTCGTGCTGCGGGAAATCGCGGCCGACCTGGCAGAGGTGGCCGAGCTGACCCTGCGCAACAACGTCGTCTACGACCGGTTCGCCGGGACCTCGGTGCTCGCCAAGGACGACGCGCGGGCTCTGGGATGTCTCGGCTACGCCGCCAGGGCCAGCGGGGTCCGCACCGATGCCCGCGTCGACCACCCGACCACCGAACTCCCGGTCACCGAGGCCGGCGCGACCACCGGCGACGTGCTCGCCCGGTACACGGTGCGACGCGACGAGTTCGCCGCATCGGTCGAATTGGCGTGCGCGCTGATCGAGTCACACCGCGGACCGCTCGTACACCAGGAACCGGTCGACGGCCGCGGTGGGTCGTCCAGTGGTGTCGGCATCGTCGAGGGCTGGCGCGGCACCATCGTGCACCGCGTCGAGGTGGACACCGACGGGAAGCTCACCCGCGCCAAGGTCGTCGACCCGTCCTGGTTCAACTGGCCCGCCCTTCCGGTGGCGATGGCCGACACGATCGTTCCCGACTTCCCGTTGACCAACAAGAGCTTCAACCTGTCGTATGCGGGCAACGATCTGTGA
- a CDS encoding TIGR03086 family metal-binding protein: protein MIDLTRACRRTADVLAAVTDDQLSAPTPCEEMRLDELLVHIGGLCLAFTAAARKEFGPLTDTPPQVGVQALDDDWRASYPARLAALADSYADPSAWQGMTRAGGVDFPGEVGGLIALTEVVVHGWDVARATGQPYDVDAATAAAVLPHVTQSAAEGPVEGLFGPAVPVSDDAPVLDRIVGLTGRDPGWPTR, encoded by the coding sequence ATGATCGACTTGACCAGGGCCTGCCGACGCACCGCCGACGTGTTGGCCGCCGTGACCGACGACCAGCTCAGCGCGCCGACCCCGTGCGAGGAGATGCGCCTCGACGAGCTGTTGGTTCACATCGGCGGCCTGTGCCTGGCGTTCACCGCCGCGGCGCGCAAGGAGTTCGGCCCGTTGACCGACACGCCTCCCCAGGTGGGCGTCCAGGCGCTCGACGACGACTGGCGCGCGTCGTATCCGGCCCGGCTCGCCGCACTCGCCGACTCCTACGCTGACCCGTCGGCCTGGCAGGGGATGACGCGGGCGGGCGGCGTCGACTTCCCCGGCGAGGTGGGCGGGCTGATCGCGCTCACCGAGGTCGTCGTGCACGGATGGGACGTGGCGCGCGCCACCGGGCAGCCCTATGACGTCGACGCCGCGACGGCGGCCGCGGTGTTGCCGCACGTCACCCAGAGCGCCGCGGAGGGGCCGGTCGAGGGCCTGTTCGGGCCCGCGGTGCCGGTGAGCGACGACGCGCCGGTGCTGGACCGGATCGTCGGGCTGACCGGACGCGACCCGGGGTGGCCCACCCGCTGA
- a CDS encoding PHP domain-containing protein has translation MDPVIALRQIAYYKDRAREDPRRVMAYRNAADIVEGLSEAQRERHGAANSWQSLPGIGPKTAKVIAQAWVGREPDVLVELRSNAADLGGGDVRTALRGDLHVHSNWSDGSARIEEMMLAARDLGHEYCALTDHSPRLRVANGLSADRLRKQLDVIDELREAVSPMRILTGIEVDILEDGSLDQEEDLLERLDVVVASVHSKLAMDEASMTRRMLRAVANPHTDVLGHCTGRLVTGGRGVRPESKFDAEKVFTACRDHGTAVEINSRPERRDPPTRLLSLALDIGCVFSIDTDSHAPGQLEFLGYGAQRALDADVPLERIVNTWPAEKLLAWTES, from the coding sequence ATGGACCCCGTCATCGCCCTGCGCCAGATCGCCTACTACAAGGACCGAGCGCGAGAAGATCCCCGCCGGGTGATGGCCTACCGCAACGCCGCCGACATCGTGGAGGGCTTGTCCGAGGCGCAGCGCGAACGCCACGGCGCGGCGAACTCCTGGCAGTCGCTGCCCGGTATCGGGCCCAAGACGGCAAAGGTGATCGCGCAGGCATGGGTCGGGCGTGAACCCGACGTGCTCGTCGAACTGCGTTCCAATGCAGCAGATCTCGGCGGCGGTGACGTGCGCACGGCGCTGCGCGGTGACCTGCACGTGCACTCGAACTGGTCTGACGGCTCCGCGCGGATCGAGGAGATGATGCTGGCGGCAAGGGATTTGGGTCACGAGTACTGTGCCCTGACCGATCACTCGCCGCGGTTGCGGGTGGCCAACGGGCTGTCGGCCGACCGGTTGCGCAAGCAACTCGACGTGATCGACGAACTGCGTGAGGCTGTGTCGCCGATGCGTATCCTCACCGGTATCGAGGTCGACATCCTCGAGGATGGCTCGCTCGACCAGGAGGAGGACCTGCTCGAGCGCCTCGACGTGGTGGTGGCCAGCGTGCATTCCAAGCTGGCGATGGACGAAGCATCGATGACGCGCCGCATGCTTCGGGCCGTGGCCAATCCGCACACCGATGTGCTCGGCCATTGCACCGGCCGCCTGGTCACCGGTGGGCGCGGTGTCCGGCCGGAGTCGAAGTTCGACGCCGAGAAGGTGTTCACTGCATGCCGTGACCACGGCACCGCCGTCGAGATCAACTCCCGGCCCGAGCGCCGCGATCCGCCCACCCGGTTGCTGAGCCTGGCGCTGGACATCGGCTGCGTGTTCTCCATCGATACCGATTCGCATGCCCCGGGACAGCTGGAGTTCCTCGGATACGGTGCCCAGCGCGCGCTCGACGCGGACGTGCCGCTGGAGCGGATCGTCAACACCTGGCCGGCCGAGAAATTGTTGGCCTGGACGGAATCATAA
- a CDS encoding Ig-like domain-containing protein translates to MGRVGALAVALGVGVAVATGGSGLALADTGSAGDSPSSGTSSSDGTQTESASVDDEADGDDDGDGVDPDVDDVADAELSADAAVAIDDEEYEDYDDADNVDEPETDVDDQEDAVETVEPESLVTQRDSGLQVDLDGGSERIGDTVSVAEPADDRYADELTEEVQQPAESLTSRVRVDTLLDEPASQLSTVLADDEPTPTPTPTTTSSDVFGIAGTWVAALLAPFVAPGPKAPAEPPLIWALLGWVRREFQRTFLNHTPTPVVDDITTSEDTPITVDVVSGTDPDAVVGDVVTLTKVTPPQNGTVTYDGGVLTYTPNADFHGTDTLTYTISDEASPFHVHGLLRGLWAALLGGDAGHASTATVTVTVAPVNDAPEAVDDFVTVVEDSGVTAIDVLGNDTDVDGDALSVIGVGAAANGIASLTDGVVTYAPDADFHGTDTFSYTISDGMGATATATVTVTVTPEQDPPVAGDDTYTTQEDTPITIPAPGVLGNDFDADGDFMLVELADPPGEGIVSLEADGSFTYSPNADFHGIDSFTYTVSDGNGGTGSATVYVTVDSVNDAPVAVDDFVAVDEDSGATVIDVLGNDSDVDGDALSVTAVGTASGGTVTLVDGVITYTPDADFHGTDSFTYTVSDGNGGTASATVHVTVNSVNEAPVANDDDVSTNENTPIVIDVLGNDYDVDTEDELAVSLLWPPAHGIAVVNENGTVTYTPDTGYRGIDTFTYQLDDGTDTSSIARVTITVHRAPLVANDDDMVTDEDASVVIDILANDSDPSGETITHVFINSPTNGTVHVLGTVRPTLRYVPGPDFFGVDSFTYTVMDVYGRDATATVTITVNPVNDAPEAVDDNVTVRTNSGPTVVDVLGNDSDVDGDDLSVTDVGTATNGTVSLSDGVITYTPDPDFAGADSFTYTITDGNDGVATATVRVWVHNPPVANDDFASTEEGMPVVIDVLGNDFDPSGGEHLSVRLFQQPSMGTAELNDDGTITYTPTAGFLGLTRIGYEIEDGTGARSQAFVNVEVRERTLVARDVAVDIDENSPQNIHIIFHDNLPGEGTDISIRVDNPGNGVVRFVERNGEVFRLAYTPQPQFVGTDSFTYQLVGADGRVSHPYTVTVTVNPVTGGPRALDDTVVVDQDSDAVEIDVLANDFDVDRQELTVVHVSGARNGTVTVNDGVITYRPNTGFDGVDSFTYTVANSFGVAATATVAVTVKDAEPITFDDEVVPSQTFLDMHANLIHVLTDDELRIVHRGTGRWDIIELGATPSSVTVTSRGDYAYVGTSDGADVTAVAKIDLRTGASTAIGEVAQPTAMALNRSERKLYVANYQDATVSVIDTQTGEQQILDIGLRSNSIAVSEFGETLYVGSINNEVWAVNGETGSKELVYSGAWDETTVADLSVTAVRNFVYVADGLNKRVAVIDTSTNETYAVYDVWDSPTGVIASRYGGVVLVASRAENKIAVISLELGVLGAFEVGGDLIDIDFADTFQDDAYVTTREGISRIRTADIYYLFRTDQL, encoded by the coding sequence GTGGGCCGAGTTGGTGCCCTGGCGGTGGCGTTGGGCGTCGGCGTCGCCGTCGCGACGGGTGGCTCGGGATTGGCCCTGGCCGACACGGGTTCAGCGGGCGATTCGCCGAGTTCCGGGACATCGTCGAGTGACGGCACGCAGACGGAGAGCGCGAGCGTCGACGATGAGGCTGATGGTGACGACGACGGCGACGGCGTCGACCCCGATGTCGATGATGTCGCTGACGCCGAGCTGTCCGCCGACGCCGCCGTGGCCATCGACGATGAAGAGTACGAAGACTACGACGATGCCGACAACGTCGACGAACCGGAAACAGACGTCGACGACCAGGAAGATGCGGTTGAAACTGTCGAGCCGGAATCCTTGGTTACTCAACGTGATTCCGGCCTGCAGGTCGATCTTGATGGGGGTTCGGAACGTATCGGCGATACGGTGTCTGTCGCCGAACCCGCCGATGACCGCTACGCCGACGAGCTGACCGAAGAAGTACAACAGCCGGCAGAGTCGTTGACGAGCCGGGTGCGTGTGGACACCCTGCTGGATGAACCTGCTTCTCAGCTGTCGACGGTCTTGGCGGACGACGAGCCCACCCCGACGCCGACGCCGACGACGACCTCGAGCGACGTCTTCGGGATTGCGGGCACATGGGTGGCCGCGCTGCTGGCGCCCTTCGTGGCGCCGGGGCCGAAGGCGCCTGCCGAACCGCCGTTGATATGGGCACTGCTGGGCTGGGTACGTCGCGAATTCCAGCGCACGTTTCTGAACCACACCCCGACCCCGGTGGTCGATGACATCACCACTTCGGAGGACACCCCGATCACCGTCGACGTCGTCAGCGGCACCGATCCCGATGCGGTCGTCGGTGATGTGGTGACCCTGACCAAGGTGACCCCGCCGCAGAACGGGACGGTGACCTACGACGGCGGCGTGCTGACATACACCCCGAATGCCGACTTCCACGGCACCGACACCCTCACCTACACCATCTCCGATGAAGCCAGCCCCTTCCACGTTCATGGGCTGCTGCGGGGTCTGTGGGCCGCCCTGCTCGGCGGCGACGCAGGTCATGCCAGCACCGCCACCGTCACCGTGACGGTCGCCCCGGTCAACGACGCACCCGAGGCGGTCGACGACTTCGTGACCGTCGTCGAGGATTCCGGGGTGACCGCAATCGATGTGTTGGGTAACGACACCGACGTCGACGGTGACGCCCTATCGGTCATCGGCGTCGGGGCTGCGGCGAACGGCATCGCGTCGTTGACCGACGGGGTGGTCACCTATGCCCCGGATGCGGACTTCCACGGCACCGATACGTTCTCCTACACCATCTCCGACGGCATGGGCGCCACCGCCACCGCCACCGTGACCGTCACCGTGACCCCCGAGCAGGATCCGCCGGTCGCGGGAGACGACACCTACACCACCCAAGAGGACACCCCGATTACCATTCCCGCACCTGGGGTGTTGGGCAATGATTTCGACGCCGACGGGGACTTCATGTTGGTGGAACTCGCCGACCCGCCCGGTGAAGGGATCGTCTCACTCGAAGCCGACGGGTCGTTCACCTACAGCCCGAACGCTGACTTCCACGGTATCGATTCGTTCACCTATACCGTTTCTGACGGTAATGGTGGAACGGGCAGTGCCACTGTGTATGTGACCGTCGACTCGGTCAATGACGCCCCGGTGGCGGTTGATGACTTCGTGGCGGTCGACGAGGATTCCGGTGCGACGGTCATCGACGTGTTGGGGAACGATTCCGATGTCGACGGGGACGCGCTCTCGGTGACCGCCGTCGGCACCGCAAGCGGCGGCACGGTCACGTTGGTCGACGGTGTCATCACCTACACGCCGGACGCCGATTTCCACGGTACCGATTCGTTCACCTATACCGTTTCTGACGGTAACGGTGGAACGGCCAGTGCCACTGTGCATGTGACGGTCAATTCCGTCAATGAGGCTCCGGTCGCCAACGACGACGATGTGTCAACGAACGAGAACACGCCAATCGTTATCGATGTGCTGGGCAACGATTACGACGTCGATACGGAAGACGAGCTGGCGGTCTCGCTGCTCTGGCCGCCAGCCCACGGCATCGCTGTGGTCAACGAGAACGGCACGGTCACCTACACGCCGGACACCGGCTACCGTGGTATCGACACGTTCACCTACCAGCTCGACGACGGCACCGATACAAGCAGCATCGCCAGGGTGACGATCACGGTTCATCGGGCGCCCCTTGTCGCCAACGACGACGATATGGTCACCGACGAGGACGCTTCCGTTGTCATCGACATTCTCGCCAACGACTCCGATCCCAGCGGCGAAACCATCACGCATGTCTTCATCAACTCACCGACCAACGGTACTGTCCACGTGCTCGGTACAGTGCGACCCACGCTGAGGTACGTCCCTGGACCGGACTTCTTCGGCGTCGACAGCTTCACGTACACGGTGATGGACGTCTATGGTCGCGACGCCACGGCCACCGTCACCATCACGGTCAATCCCGTCAACGATGCACCCGAGGCCGTCGATGACAACGTCACGGTCAGGACGAATTCCGGACCCACTGTCGTCGACGTGCTGGGCAACGACTCCGATGTCGACGGGGATGATCTTTCGGTGACCGACGTGGGGACCGCGACCAACGGCACCGTCAGCCTGTCCGATGGTGTGATCACCTATACGCCGGACCCGGATTTCGCTGGTGCGGACTCGTTCACGTACACCATCACCGACGGCAACGACGGGGTCGCCACGGCGACGGTGCGTGTGTGGGTGCACAATCCTCCGGTCGCCAACGACGATTTTGCGTCGACAGAGGAGGGCATGCCGGTCGTTATCGACGTGCTGGGCAACGACTTCGACCCCAGTGGGGGAGAACACCTTTCGGTGCGGCTTTTCCAGCAACCCAGTATGGGCACCGCTGAACTGAACGACGATGGCACGATCACCTACACGCCGACCGCCGGCTTCCTCGGCCTCACCCGCATCGGGTACGAGATCGAAGACGGCACCGGTGCCCGCTCCCAGGCATTCGTCAATGTCGAGGTGCGTGAGCGAACGCTTGTCGCCCGTGACGTCGCCGTGGACATCGACGAGAACAGTCCGCAGAATATTCACATCATCTTTCATGACAACCTCCCCGGCGAAGGCACGGACATCTCTATCAGAGTCGACAATCCCGGCAACGGCGTTGTTCGGTTCGTGGAACGCAACGGCGAGGTGTTCAGGCTGGCGTATACCCCGCAACCGCAATTCGTCGGAACCGACAGCTTCACCTACCAATTGGTGGGGGCCGATGGCCGGGTCAGCCACCCCTATACCGTGACCGTCACGGTCAACCCCGTCACCGGCGGTCCGCGGGCGCTCGATGACACCGTCGTCGTTGACCAAGACTCCGATGCCGTTGAGATCGATGTGCTGGCCAACGATTTCGACGTTGACCGGCAAGAACTGACGGTGGTCCACGTGAGCGGCGCCCGAAACGGCACTGTCACGGTGAACGACGGTGTGATCACCTACCGGCCGAACACCGGCTTCGATGGTGTCGACTCGTTCACCTACACCGTCGCCAACAGCTTCGGCGTAGCGGCGACTGCGACCGTGGCGGTGACCGTCAAGGACGCTGAGCCCATCACCTTCGACGACGAAGTGGTGCCGTCGCAAACCTTCCTTGATATGCATGCCAACCTGATTCATGTGCTGACAGATGACGAACTGCGGATCGTCCACCGCGGGACCGGCAGGTGGGACATCATCGAACTCGGCGCGACGCCATCGAGCGTCACGGTGACTTCCCGCGGTGATTACGCCTATGTCGGCACGTCGGATGGCGCTGATGTCACGGCCGTCGCAAAGATCGACCTCCGCACGGGCGCCTCGACGGCGATCGGCGAAGTCGCCCAACCAACGGCCATGGCACTGAACCGTTCTGAGCGCAAGCTATACGTCGCGAACTATCAGGACGCCACCGTCTCGGTGATCGACACGCAGACAGGGGAACAGCAGATCCTGGATATAGGTCTGCGGAGCAATTCCATCGCGGTCAGCGAGTTCGGCGAGACCCTGTACGTCGGGAGTATCAACAACGAAGTGTGGGCGGTCAACGGTGAGACCGGATCGAAAGAGCTTGTGTACAGCGGTGCCTGGGATGAGACGACCGTCGCGGACCTGAGCGTCACCGCGGTGCGCAATTTCGTATATGTGGCCGATGGGCTCAACAAGAGGGTGGCCGTCATCGACACCTCTACCAACGAGACCTACGCCGTCTACGACGTCTGGGACAGTCCCACGGGCGTGATCGCATCGCGCTACGGCGGGGTCGTACTCGTCGCGTCCCGTGCCGAGAACAAGATCGCGGTCATCAGCCTGGAACTCGGCGTGCTCGGCGCGTTCGAGGTCGGTGGCGATCTCATTGACATCGATTTCGCGGACACCTTCCAGGACGACGCTTATGTCACGACGCGCGAAGGTATTTCGAGAATTCGGACCGCGGACATCTATTATCTTTTCCGAACGGACCAGCTGTGA